One Mycolicibacterium aubagnense genomic region harbors:
- a CDS encoding HAD family hydrolase encodes MTRRYAVMVDFDGLLIDMSSYEHELDDPQPRKWRRFLAHTPTAPPMATGITLLEQLAGLGWPYSVSTTRPGWALDGVQNWLAHHAPEAPQATYARLSPTVDPVTCKRTHYFSARYHRDSPAICTLFVDDELPVVHELAAATVPAMHISEFATLTERDILTMLRRSRRALYGQATDSPAANLIGMRR; translated from the coding sequence GTGACGCGCAGATATGCGGTAATGGTCGACTTCGACGGTCTGCTCATCGACATGTCGTCGTACGAGCACGAGTTGGACGACCCGCAGCCGCGCAAATGGCGCCGGTTTCTCGCCCACACACCCACCGCGCCACCGATGGCTACCGGTATCACGCTCCTGGAGCAGCTCGCCGGCCTCGGGTGGCCCTACAGCGTGTCCACAACACGGCCGGGCTGGGCACTCGATGGCGTACAAAACTGGCTTGCCCACCACGCACCGGAAGCCCCGCAGGCGACCTACGCGCGGCTCTCCCCCACCGTGGACCCGGTCACTTGTAAGCGCACCCACTATTTCAGCGCCCGGTATCACCGCGACAGCCCCGCGATCTGCACACTGTTCGTCGACGACGAACTGCCGGTCGTGCACGAGCTCGCCGCGGCGACGGTCCCGGCCATGCACATCAGCGAATTCGCCACGCTCACCGAACGCGACATCCTCACCATGCTCCGGCGCAGCCGCCGCGCACTGTACGGCCAG